From a region of the Oryzias melastigma strain HK-1 linkage group LG4, ASM292280v2, whole genome shotgun sequence genome:
- the LOC112150679 gene encoding 60S ribosomal protein L5 isoform X2: MGFVKVVKNKAYFKRYQVKFRRRREGKTDFFARKRLVVQDKNKYNTPKYRMIVRFSNRDIVCQIAYAKIEGDMIVCAAYSHELPKYGVTVGLTNYAAAYCTGLLLARRLLNKFGLDKVYEGQVEVTGDEFNVESIDGQPGAFTCYLDAGLARTTTGNKVFGALKGAVDGGLSIPHSTKRFPGYDTESKEFNAEVHRKHIMGVNVAEYMKYLMEDDEDAYKKQFSRFIKNGVTHDMMEDMYKKAHASIRENPVHEKKPPKEFVKKRWNRAKLSLAQRKDRVAQKKASFLRAQEQEDAD; this comes from the exons ATG GGTTTTGTTAAAGTTGTCAAGAACAAGGCCTACTTTAAGAGGTACCAGGTCAAGTTTAGGAGAAGGAGAG AGGGCAAGACGGACTTCTTTGCTCGGAAGCGCCTTGTTGtccaagacaaaaacaaatacaacacaCCCAAGTATCGGATGATTGTCCGTTTCTCCAACAGGGACATCGTCTGCCAG attgCTTATGCAAAGATTGAGGGTGACATGATTGTGTGCGCTGCATACTCTCATGAGCTACCGAAGTATGGGGTCACCGTAGGTTTGACGAACTACGCAGCAGCCTACTGCACTGGTCTGCTGCTGGCCCGTAGA cttctgAATAAATTTGGCCTGGATAAGGTGTACGAGGGCCAGGTTGAGGTGACCGGAGATGAGTTCAATGTGGAGAGCATTGATGGGCAGCCTGGTGCTTTCACCTGCTACCTGGACGCTGGGCTTGCTAGAACCACCACGGGCAACAAGGTGTTCGGGGCCCTGAAGGGAGCTGTGGATGGAGGCCTGTCCATCCCACACAG cacTAAGCGCTTCCCTGGATATGATACGGAGAGCAAAGAGTTCAACGCTGAGGTCCATCGCAAGCACATCATGGGCGTCAATGTGGCCGAGTACATGAAATACCTGATGGAGGACGACGAAGATGCCTACAAGAAGCAGTTCTCTCGCTTCATCAAGAACGGAGTCACCCATGATATG atgGAAGACATGTACAAAAAGGCTCATGCCAGCATCCGCGAGAACCCTGTGCATGAAAAGAAGCCCCCCAAAGAGTTCGTCAAGAAGAG GTGGAATCGTGCCAAGCTCTCCCTGGCCCAGAGAAAAGACCGCGTCGCCCAGAAGAAGGCCAGCTTCCTCCGCGCTCAGGAACAGGAGGATGCAGACTGA
- the LOC112150679 gene encoding 60S ribosomal protein L5 isoform X1, with amino-acid sequence MSYGFVKVVKNKAYFKRYQVKFRRRREGKTDFFARKRLVVQDKNKYNTPKYRMIVRFSNRDIVCQIAYAKIEGDMIVCAAYSHELPKYGVTVGLTNYAAAYCTGLLLARRLLNKFGLDKVYEGQVEVTGDEFNVESIDGQPGAFTCYLDAGLARTTTGNKVFGALKGAVDGGLSIPHSTKRFPGYDTESKEFNAEVHRKHIMGVNVAEYMKYLMEDDEDAYKKQFSRFIKNGVTHDMMEDMYKKAHASIRENPVHEKKPPKEFVKKRWNRAKLSLAQRKDRVAQKKASFLRAQEQEDAD; translated from the exons ATGTCATAT GGTTTTGTTAAAGTTGTCAAGAACAAGGCCTACTTTAAGAGGTACCAGGTCAAGTTTAGGAGAAGGAGAG AGGGCAAGACGGACTTCTTTGCTCGGAAGCGCCTTGTTGtccaagacaaaaacaaatacaacacaCCCAAGTATCGGATGATTGTCCGTTTCTCCAACAGGGACATCGTCTGCCAG attgCTTATGCAAAGATTGAGGGTGACATGATTGTGTGCGCTGCATACTCTCATGAGCTACCGAAGTATGGGGTCACCGTAGGTTTGACGAACTACGCAGCAGCCTACTGCACTGGTCTGCTGCTGGCCCGTAGA cttctgAATAAATTTGGCCTGGATAAGGTGTACGAGGGCCAGGTTGAGGTGACCGGAGATGAGTTCAATGTGGAGAGCATTGATGGGCAGCCTGGTGCTTTCACCTGCTACCTGGACGCTGGGCTTGCTAGAACCACCACGGGCAACAAGGTGTTCGGGGCCCTGAAGGGAGCTGTGGATGGAGGCCTGTCCATCCCACACAG cacTAAGCGCTTCCCTGGATATGATACGGAGAGCAAAGAGTTCAACGCTGAGGTCCATCGCAAGCACATCATGGGCGTCAATGTGGCCGAGTACATGAAATACCTGATGGAGGACGACGAAGATGCCTACAAGAAGCAGTTCTCTCGCTTCATCAAGAACGGAGTCACCCATGATATG atgGAAGACATGTACAAAAAGGCTCATGCCAGCATCCGCGAGAACCCTGTGCATGAAAAGAAGCCCCCCAAAGAGTTCGTCAAGAAGAG GTGGAATCGTGCCAAGCTCTCCCTGGCCCAGAGAAAAGACCGCGTCGCCCAGAAGAAGGCCAGCTTCCTCCGCGCTCAGGAACAGGAGGATGCAGACTGA
- the dipk1a gene encoding divergent protein kinase domain 1A isoform X2, whose product MKYLFFSWLALFVGSWIMYVEYSSYTELCRGKDCRNSICDKYRKGVIGGSACSSLCEKDTLYLAKCLTAKVNNQVYSGKWADLEGIIKCQMEEPPRDGLEVEMEPRKEATAFNKPTKGTSVETFREMINDHFKAKVGDQANLVDMTTQVLSIADANKDGYISLPEARSTWALLQLNEFLLAFVLQGHTPKLLGFCGDLYVMEKVPHSPLYGISLPWIMEMCIPNSLRRSMDQWFTPPWPQKAKISIGLLELVEDIFHGTFGSFLMCDVSTASFGYNDRHDFKVVDARYIVPEATFQERIRQQHCNVDEDCLYGADCLTTCDLTKHRCTTEVTRPNLAKACETLKDYILRGAPSDVSEELEKQLYVCIALKGSADQMEMEHSLVLNNLKTLLWKKISHTKDS is encoded by the exons ATGAAATACTTGTTCTTCTCTTGGCTGGCGTTGTTTGTGGGAAGCTGGATCATGTACGTGGAGTACTCATCCTACACAGAACTCTGTCGAGGGAAGGACTGCAGAAACTCCATT TGTGACAAATACAGGAAAGGCGTCATCGGAGGCTCGGCCTGCAGCAGCCTCTGTGAGAAAGACACCCTTTATCTGGCAAAGTGCCTCACCGCCAAAGTCAACAATCAG GTTTACTCAGGGAAATGGGCCGACTTGGAGGGTATAATAAAGTGCCAGATGGAGGAGCCTCCTCGAGATGGTTTGGAAGTCGAGATGGAGCCGAGGAAGGAGGCGACTGCCTTCAACAAGCCCACCAAAGGAACTTCGGTGGAAACCTTCAGGGAGATGATAAATGACCACTTTAAG GCTAAAGTTGGCGATCAGGCCAACCTTGTGGACATGACGACCCAAGTGTTATCTATTGCTGATGCTAATAAAGACGGCTACATCTCACTGCCGGAGGCTCGGTCCACGTGggctctgctgcagctcaaCGAGTTCCTGCTAGCATTTGTCCTCCAGGGACACACACCCAAACTGCTGGGTTTCTGTGGAGACCTGTATGTGATGGAGAAGGTCCCACACTCCCCCTTGTATGGGATAAGCCTGCCTTGGATCATGGAGATGTGCATCCCAAATAGCCTGCGCCGCAGCATGGATCAGTGGTTCACCCCGCCATGGCCCCAGAAGGCCAAGATCTCCATCGGGCTGCTGGAATTGGTCGAAGACATTTTCCACGGCACATTCGGGAGCTTCCTCATGTGCGATGTGAGCACGGCTTCTTTCGGCTACAACGACCGGCACGACTTCAAGGTGGTGGACGCGCGCTACATCGTTCCCGAGGCGACGTTCCAGGAGAGAATTCGGCAGCAGCATTGCAACGTGGACGAGGACTGTTTGTACGGCGCCGACTGCCTCACCACCTGCGATCTCACCAAGCATCGCTGCACAACTGAAGTCACCAGGCCCAACTTGGCCAAGGCCTGCGAGACCCTTAAGGATTACATCCTGAGGGGGGCGCCGTCCGATGTGAGTGAGGAGCTGGAGAAGCAGCTGTACGTTTGCATAGCACTGAAGGGGTCTGCGGATCAGATGGAAATGGAGCACTCGCTGGTTCTGAACAATCTGAAGACGCTGCTGTGGAAGAAGATCTCTCACACGAAAGATTCTTGA
- the dipk1a gene encoding divergent protein kinase domain 1A isoform X1, which yields MARGLSPLGFFRKTLHVQAKFSFLHMKYLFFSWLALFVGSWIMYVEYSSYTELCRGKDCRNSICDKYRKGVIGGSACSSLCEKDTLYLAKCLTAKVNNQVYSGKWADLEGIIKCQMEEPPRDGLEVEMEPRKEATAFNKPTKGTSVETFREMINDHFKAKVGDQANLVDMTTQVLSIADANKDGYISLPEARSTWALLQLNEFLLAFVLQGHTPKLLGFCGDLYVMEKVPHSPLYGISLPWIMEMCIPNSLRRSMDQWFTPPWPQKAKISIGLLELVEDIFHGTFGSFLMCDVSTASFGYNDRHDFKVVDARYIVPEATFQERIRQQHCNVDEDCLYGADCLTTCDLTKHRCTTEVTRPNLAKACETLKDYILRGAPSDVSEELEKQLYVCIALKGSADQMEMEHSLVLNNLKTLLWKKISHTKDS from the exons ATGGCGAGAGGACTGTCCCCGCTGGGTTTCTTCAGAAAGACTCTGCACGTCCAG GCCAAGTTCTCCTTCCTGCACATGAAATACTTGTTCTTCTCTTGGCTGGCGTTGTTTGTGGGAAGCTGGATCATGTACGTGGAGTACTCATCCTACACAGAACTCTGTCGAGGGAAGGACTGCAGAAACTCCATT TGTGACAAATACAGGAAAGGCGTCATCGGAGGCTCGGCCTGCAGCAGCCTCTGTGAGAAAGACACCCTTTATCTGGCAAAGTGCCTCACCGCCAAAGTCAACAATCAG GTTTACTCAGGGAAATGGGCCGACTTGGAGGGTATAATAAAGTGCCAGATGGAGGAGCCTCCTCGAGATGGTTTGGAAGTCGAGATGGAGCCGAGGAAGGAGGCGACTGCCTTCAACAAGCCCACCAAAGGAACTTCGGTGGAAACCTTCAGGGAGATGATAAATGACCACTTTAAG GCTAAAGTTGGCGATCAGGCCAACCTTGTGGACATGACGACCCAAGTGTTATCTATTGCTGATGCTAATAAAGACGGCTACATCTCACTGCCGGAGGCTCGGTCCACGTGggctctgctgcagctcaaCGAGTTCCTGCTAGCATTTGTCCTCCAGGGACACACACCCAAACTGCTGGGTTTCTGTGGAGACCTGTATGTGATGGAGAAGGTCCCACACTCCCCCTTGTATGGGATAAGCCTGCCTTGGATCATGGAGATGTGCATCCCAAATAGCCTGCGCCGCAGCATGGATCAGTGGTTCACCCCGCCATGGCCCCAGAAGGCCAAGATCTCCATCGGGCTGCTGGAATTGGTCGAAGACATTTTCCACGGCACATTCGGGAGCTTCCTCATGTGCGATGTGAGCACGGCTTCTTTCGGCTACAACGACCGGCACGACTTCAAGGTGGTGGACGCGCGCTACATCGTTCCCGAGGCGACGTTCCAGGAGAGAATTCGGCAGCAGCATTGCAACGTGGACGAGGACTGTTTGTACGGCGCCGACTGCCTCACCACCTGCGATCTCACCAAGCATCGCTGCACAACTGAAGTCACCAGGCCCAACTTGGCCAAGGCCTGCGAGACCCTTAAGGATTACATCCTGAGGGGGGCGCCGTCCGATGTGAGTGAGGAGCTGGAGAAGCAGCTGTACGTTTGCATAGCACTGAAGGGGTCTGCGGATCAGATGGAAATGGAGCACTCGCTGGTTCTGAACAATCTGAAGACGCTGCTGTGGAAGAAGATCTCTCACACGAAAGATTCTTGA